GAAAGTGAGTGCTGGGCCCTGATGAGAACCCAGGGCTCAGTCCAAGGGCTCTCGGAGCACCatagggaggggctggggccaggaAACGCAGGAGGGGATCTGACTGTTCTTGAAAGGGGAGCAGGCGAACGCCTGAGCATTGACTTTCACATTCACAGATTCTCCCAACTCACCTCTTCCCATCCTGATGGAGCTGACTCAGGAGGTGGATCAGTAGGGGCAGGGGAACTGAAAGCACTGGCGGACCCTAAAGGAATTCCTAGGAATACCTAAAAGACGATTGAGACTTTACAGAAAGCACGTTTACCTACCTTCCCTGCCCCGCTTCCGCCACTCCCGCTTTACCTCAGGACACACTCATTCTTTTGGTTAACAAACCTTTATCAGGTGCCTACCACTGTGGGTTCTTTGGTGGCTACTGGGTTGCAAGGTTGCACAAGACCCCTGGGAGGTGCAGAGCCTCAGCAGTAACTGGAATCCCTTGCCTCTGCCTGGCTGCATCTCGGCCAAGCTGGTTTAACTTGTTGGAATCCTCAACTCCAGGCATTTAAACCAACCATCTGTCTCCAGAAGGTTTTGTTAAAACAACtcaaaacagtctggcagttcctcaaagagTTGAACACAGATTTAtgatatgacccagcaactccacccCTAGGTGTATGCCCAAGAGAGCTGAAAAtatacgtccacacaaaaacttatacacaaaatgttcacagcagcattattcgtaaTAGGCCAAAGGTTGAAACAACCAtctgcctatcaacagatgaacggGTAAACAAAACGTGgtctatccacacaatggaatactagccTTAAAAGGAAATGCTGAACCAACACACGTTACAATGTAGACAAATGCATGTTAAGTGAAAGCTGGTCAAAAAAGGCCACaagctgtgtgattccatttctatgaaatcGCCAGAATAGGCAAGTCtgtagggacagaaagtagattaacgGTTGcagaggggatggaggagggcAAAACAGGGAATGACTGCTAACAGACGCAGGATGTCTTTGAGGAAAAGggacaaaaatattctaaaactagCTTGGTTGCACAACACTAAAatactaaattgtacactttaaacgggTGGATTGTAAGGTATGTGGATTAAATTACATCCCAATAAAGCTCTGCAACAACAGAGAAAAACCTCAGTAACCTGACCTAAATGATTCAAATTCTGCCACACGTGGCCAACCTTGAAGACATCTGTTTTGCTCTGCAGCATTATTAAGCATGTTCTAAGAAGTACCTAAAATTCCAAGGGGTTGTGTTCAGCAATGACTTCTGACACTTTCTAGCTTATTTCATTGGGAGTAAAATATGGCCTGAGACTTTGGAGAGGGGAGGATGATAGGATCTTGTATCCAAAGCAAATCCTACAGTAGAAGAAAAAGCTGGGCTCCGAGCTCGCCACGGGGAGCCCAGCTCCAGGCTAGATCCTGGGACCCTCAGGAATCCTAGACCCTGTTCCTTTGGCTCATAACACACTTTCTGGCAAGGTTAAAATATTGCTGAGGCTAATGTAACCTTAAAAAACCACTGACTCTTACAGAGGTCATTAATAGGGAAATGGCCTGTAATTAACAGAAAGGTAATTCATCTGCAAGGAAAGACTTTTAAATGAGAACTGATTTGTGCAGATGATAATAAATGACCCTTCAATATCAAGAAATCTCAACGGGTTTTATGTCTATTAATTAGACCCACTCCTCTCTGGGGACAGGTGTTCATTTTCCCCACCTACAGTTTATCTACTTGCTTCACGCCAAGGGCTAAGCAGGAGTGGAGAGCCCGCACCAGGGTCACACGAGGGCCTTCCCTTGTTGTACCAGCAGCCACTCTCTGGATCCTATGGTTTTCATCTCACTAAGTAGGCACCCAACATctcaacagaaggaaaaaggaagtctAAGTGTTCTGTGATAATTATCCTTAATGATTTGGTTAAAATAGGACAAGGAGACTCCCTGAAAACTCTATTAGCTCAAAATAGTGCCTGTCACACCCACTGGGCACATCTGCATCCCAAGAGAAAGGGACAGGAAAGGCCTACAGTGGGGTCAAGAACAGCAGGGAATGGGCAACAGGGAGAACGTCCTCAATCTCATTCTGTCAATCACAAAGGCAGAAGGGTACTTTTTCTatgtaggttttatttttataagtgtaACCATCTAtcttgtctccccaaagagactCCAAGCTCCTTCAGTGCTGGGACCACTCAGGTACTGGAGAAGCATAGGTAAACAAGAAATAATTGACTGGTGAAGCATCGGGAGGTTCTCATTTCAAGACTGGATTCCTTCATAGCATGCACTAGGAAGTTACTTTATTCTTACTCACTTCAGCGTGTGTGGAAAGCTATTTCTCTCACTGGGGAGTGGGCAACCACCAGTCCTGTTCCAACAGAAACAGCATAACATAGGAGTTGTAACAAGGGCTTTGGAATCAGGAAGAtatgggttcaaaccccagctcaggcattccaagCTGCctgaccttaagcaagttattTATCCCTCTCCGAATCTCAGTTGCCTTGTTTGAAAACTGATGATAATATTCCCTGCCTCATGGAGTTGTTGTGGAATTAAACAACACATCATATATAAAATGCTTAACATAGAGCCTAGCACACAATACACTGCAGCTTAAAAGCATCTTGCCTTTGAGACCACAGGCCAACATCCAACATGAATGCAAATAAAAGCAGCAAAACAGACtcaataacaatgaaaaaaacaGCACTGGTTCTCATGCAATTTACAAATGTCAAGTAATAGAACAACCATAATTGCCCTCCCTGTTTTCGACAGAAAAAGATTGAGGAATACAAAGTTCTTAGCCCTTTATCAAAGTCATGATTACAGCAAAGTTAAAACATAACCTCTAAAGCCCCCACTAACCCTAAGACTGAAATCGCAGCATCTTAGAATGTTAATGCCAAAGCAGAGTTTAGAGATGAATCCAACCTTCTCCTTTTGTAGACAAAGAAACTCACGGCCAACAGGTTAAGTGATTTACCCCAGATTACCAAGTCTGTTCCACGATTGCTTCAAATATGTGTTATTTCTAGCCCCTGCAtccttccctttttccctctGATCAACCTCTCTCAATATCTATGAATGACAGTAGCAATTTGAATCGCAGAGAAGGAGCCTGTGTATCCTTCCTCCCAGTGAGGTTGAAAATTCCTAAAGGACAAAGACGGTGTCTTTTGTCTCAGTGCCTGCAAAATGGCCCTCCATATACTCACAAATCCCCACGGACTGAGCAGCATGAACCGTTCTCTGCTCGTTCCATAGAAACTCACTAAGAGTTAAATGAATGCACACATAGCAGACCCTAGTTAAGAACACATTCTTTCTCCCCACAACAGCATCAGGCAGAGAACTGCCCATCTAACCAAAAGAAACAGTTGTTGCTAGGGAGACCTGGAAGACGCCGACAGAAGGGGCCACAGCTGTGCTCCCCTCCATCACAATGGCTGTTGTCTTAACCCACTTCTCATCCCACCTCTACTCTCTCTACTTGCCTCTGGGGTCACCAAATCTCTGGGGTTTGGCTCTAATAGGTAAGAAGAGACATAACTGAACAGTGCTCGTAAGTCGAGacacaaaagcagaaagaaagagaatcttAGCATGACCCAGCCCTCAGGATTAAAGTCCGACCAGGGCCAGGACACCCCGAACAGCAGAGGGTACAGGCTGGAGGGAGGGTGGCAGGGCTTCAAAAGGCAGACCCCCTGTGGAACGCCAGTGAGCGAGCGGCGTCTTAGGCCCTGCTCAGCCCCCTGCAGAAGTCACATCTCTTTGGCAACCCACAGTTCTCCCAGTTGTCTCGGCTTGACGCCTGGGAGTCTCCCCAACTTCCCCACCTTCTCTGCCCCCCAGCTGATGTCCCCTAACCccatccttcctttccttctatcACCCGGCTACCTCCCTACTGTTTAAAACTGCTGTGTCCAAGTCAAAGCCCTATCGCCTCTCCTGTGGCTCGTACAATAGACTTACTGCTCTCCCTGCCCAGGCGTGCCTCCTTGCAGTCCATTCTGGATGTCACAGTCTAGGGCGACTGACTTCTCTCAGGTTGCCCAGAACTCTCACACCTTTATCACTGAATGTCCTGGGACACCTCCTAGTCGCAGACAAACCGAGACAGTGGGCCGCCTGACCACAGGCAGATTAACATCTTCCCCCAGACAAAGTTTTGATCATGTCACTTTCCTGACCAAAATGCTCTCTGCTTCCCATTTCTCATCAAAATAAACCTGACAGCAGGCCTATCAGAGAATGTATAAGAAAGCGTACAGCTGCGCAAAGTAACGAGGATCTAGGTCTGGCTTTAGTCATGGCCCTGTGGGACTTGGCAAGGCACTCTGTCTAGCTGGatctcagtttccttgcctgtaaaaTTAGGAGACTGAGACTAGACTTCCTTTCCGGGTCCAAAATTCTCTCATTCTCTTCTTCTACATCCCCTTTGCCCCAGCCAGAATTACCAGCTGACTCTAATCCAGACACATCCTGTGAAGTCTCTCCTTGGACCTTTGGTCTTTCCCTTCTCCTCACCAGGACTTCTCTTTGTCTGCCCACCTGAATCTTCGAGGAACAGCACAAATCCCACCTCCTAAGGGAAGCTTGGGCTCTGCCCATGAAGACACCACATGCCcctcgggtttttttttttttaacactcagCACTTCTCATGGCCTGCTCCTGGTGTTCAGAATCTTTTTCTCTGCTTTATTCCAACCAGACCAAAATCTCTCTGCACTTTCATGATTCTTTTGCAAAATCCTGAGCACATAGCTACAATTAGCAAGTGCCATCACTAGTAACTAATTGCTGTATGGATAGGATGCATAGGGAAAAGTCCAATCAGGGATCGAGATGTGTGACAAATTAGAAAGTAGAGGtgaatctagatttttttttcactttacgcAAGCCTCCCAAATGCTTCTATAATTCAGCAATTCATTTACTCcactaatatttactgagaatcTCCTATCTTAAGATATTGCTGGAATGTCATGGGTGCAGAGATGGGAATAAATGGAGGCCTAGGTCTGTGACAGCATCTGTATTCACAGGAATCATAAAATTCCACCTTGTCCCTCAACTCTAACTTTTTAGCAAGACCTCAGAAGATTCCAATGGTGGAAGCTCTACCACCATCACATCCTTTCCTTCCAAAACTGGCCATGTGTCTACTTCTCCTTCTAGCCTGcagactgtttaaaaaaaattataattaggtCAATAGATTAAAATACACATATCTACCTATACAAGCAAGACAACCTGAGACAAATCTCTTCCAGGAACTATGTCCTGGCTGTACACCTAGAATCTCTTGACAGATTTTTATGAAGTGACTGCATTAGGATCCTTCTTTGTTATGATTTGACTGTTATCCGCCATTCGTCTTGGTGAGTGACGTGTTAAGGATGAACTTAGCCTACGCCTCTGTCTTGTGGGACCCTCTGCTGCACACATGCCtgtacacacacactcccctAATTAAATGGGGCTGGGACTTGAACAGTGTCACCTGCTCTAATGACAAACAGGTTCATCAGCAAATGGGGAAGTAATAGATCAAACGGTTTGCAGAGGGAGAGGTCAGGCCGGGCTGAGCTGGGCTTGGCCCAGAGTGATTCAGGCCCCACCACAGAGTAGGTGTCTCCTGGGACGGTCTAGTAGGGCAATTAAAACCCTTATAAATAGGGTGGGTTTTCAGGTGTCCAGTATCTTCTCCGGCTTCTGAATCTTTTGCTCACACCTCCTTCAGCAGGTAAGACATGCATGGGGAAGCAATGGAAGTATCCAGGAGGCTCCTGATGCAGGCTGTGATGTGCTGGGCTGGGGAGGTCAGAGACTACTCCCTGTACCCTTGGGTGGCCTTGGGTACCTTCCTGCTTCCTTTTTTGGCTCTATCTGAGAATATAATGATAACTGGGGTGGCCTACTTCTGAGTCTGTAAAATATGCATGCCATTGTTTCAGTGTGCCTTAGGCATCCCCAAACCAAAGGCTAGAACTACTGATGGATAGCTTAGTCTCCCATCACTTACCTTTTGTGCAAGTTAAGCAAGACCCAAGAGTTTAGGGTTCATTAGGGCCAAGGCCCTGGACCATGGGGCCACAATAATATTCAAGTCTCACTGCAGTTAATTGCCACAAGGGACTCAGCTTGTTCCATGCAGTTCATCACTTGCCACTTATCCTTACAGGCATCACTGCATGCCTTTGGAACGCCAATGCGCTTTGCAGTTTGGAGACTTACAAACTCAGTAACTGGAATTTTCCCGCCACAGATGAAATATCACTGAGATTGAGATCCCAAAATATCCCAGCCTCCCAGCAAGGCCAATGAGATCCTAGCGGATCGTACATACTTCCTCTCATCTATACAGTTAACTTGGCTTGCTATTTTTATCTGTAATCATTTTCGTACTCACTGATTCTACTCTACAAGTATGTTTCAACAAGACTATTCATGCCAGAAGCATTTGCTGGGATTTAGCCCCCCAGAAAGCTTCCTCGGCCCATGGCGAGAGACCTCCAGCCTTCTTCCCCACCTGAGCAAGACTCATTAGAAGACTGACGTCTGCTGAGCACCCTGTTCAGCGGGCTAGTCACTGGTAGAAAACCATGCCTTTCCATACCGGCTTCTGGTGCTACCTCTGCGGCCTTCCTAACctcctttcctttttgttctaATATGAGAGTTTCAGTCAAGCAAATCCCACTTGGAGCAGAAGACGAGGCACGTAAACCACCTACcatatattttttgttatttagaAAATTGCCTCTTTTTGTATTTGAGGACACACAGCTTGTACCTTCCTTCCATGGCAGCAATGATATTTGGAGCCTGACTCTGGGTCAAAGGGTGTGAAGGGTATGGCTAACAAGGAGCCCTGTCATTTCTTAAGCGTCTTTCCCTGAGCAAGAGGGGCCTCTTTCCCTCTGGAAGTGCCATCTCCTAGTCTTCTTCTAAATATCGTCTTCTTAAAATGGAAATAGGTTGACAGAAAATACacagtttctaaaaatacataaataaataaatatcatcttCTAAATAGAGACAAAATCTTGTTTCTTTTAGGTTCATTCATCTTTGCCAAAATGGCTCAGCTCCTGAACAGCATACTCGCCGTGATCAAGGTGTTCGAGAAATACGCCAAAGAGAATGGAGACCGTAACTCACTGTGCAAGAAGGAGTTGAAGCAGCTGCTCTTGGCTGAGTTTGGAGACATCCTCCGGGTAAGATGCTCAGACTCTGGGCCTCACGGAGTCAAGTGTGAGTGACTCTGACACCCGCATCCAGGGCttgatgttttctgttttatgtgGTCATGCACCAGCCTGACACTGAAAGAGTTTCAGGCAGCTCCTTAGTAGTTCTCTCCCAGcacatgcacatgtgtgcacagacatgattcatacacacacacacacacacacacccctccttgCAATGAGCTTGAACAGGAGGGAGTACAATTTCAAACTGGAAATCATTTCTCAGAAAAAATCTGATATTTGTACCTTGATTTCTATATTTTAGTGCTGCCACacacctcattcattcattcatgcatgcattcaGCAAAGagtcattgagcacctactccgTACCAGCACCATCCTGGGCACTGGGGATATAAATACGAATAAAAGCAGCTTTCCCTCCCTCCAGGACCTCAGAGTGTGGTTGGAAAGACGGAGATGAGCAAACATTTGCAATATAGTATCTGATGGGGTGGGATAGCTTCCTCAAATGACTCAAAGTAGTTATTAATGAGGCTGATTTTCAATAAGTGTATCTACTCCCTATCATCAGGCTCCCATTGGTCCAGCAAGGGGTGAGGTTCTGAGAACCAGCTGATCAGAGACTAGAACCAAGCCTCAGACACTTCAGATTAGTGGTTTCTCAATCAAGGAAGGTTTATACAGGACTGAGTGGACTGGCGCATGGACATTGGCACATATCTTACTATCCACAGGAGAACATCTGATTTTGCTGTTTGTCTTATCTTCTCACAGAGACCAAATGACCCAGAGACTGTGGAAACCATCCTGAGCCTCTTGGATAAAGACAGAAATGGGCAGGTTGATTTTCATGAGTATCTCTTGTTGGTGTTCCAATTGGCCCAAGCCTGCTATCATAAGCTGGATGATGAGACACGTGGAGACAGAACTTCCCAGCAAGAAGGGGAGCAGGAGGGAACAGGAAACCAAAAGTTTCCAGGAAGTACAGGCAGACAACACAGGCAGAGGCATGAGAGAGAAAGGCAGGACTCCCACCACAGTCAGTCTGAGAGACAAGACAGGAACTCCCAGTACGGTCAGACTGAGAGACAGGATCAGGACTCCCACTATGGTCAGTCTGAGAGACGAGGTCAGGACTCCCACTATGGTCAGTCTGAGAGACAAGATGGAGATTCCTGCTATGGTCAGTCTGAGAGACAAGACAGGAACTCCCGCTACGGTCAGACCGAGAGACAGGATCAGGACTCCCGCTATGGTCAGTCTGAGAGATGAGGTCAGGGCTCTAGCTCTGGTGAAAGATTGAGTCATAAATCTGGCAGTAGCAAACCTAAAAGTCAAGGGTATGTCTTTGCCTTAAATCAGTGTGAGAAACAACTTCAGGATTCTCATTATGGCCAGCCTGAAAGACGTGGACAACGGTCAAGCTATGGCCAGTCTGGAAGACTTGGACAGGACTCTTGTTCTAACTTCACAGACCAACAGGTATCAGGCTCTTATGAACAGTCTGGGAGGCTGGGTCAGGAATCAGGTTGCAGTCACAGAAATAGGCAAGAATTGGATTCTCAGTATggccagacagacagacaaggccAGAGTTTCCACTATGGCCAGCCAGACAGACAAGGCCAGAGTTCCCACTATGGCCAGACAGATAGACAAGGCCAGAGTTCTAACTAtgatcagacagacagacaagaccAGAGTTCCCACTATGGCCAGACAGATAGACAAGGCCAGAGTTCTAACTAtgatcagacagacagacaaggccAGAGTTCCCACTATggccagacagacagacaaggccAGAGTTCCCACTATggccagacagacagacaaggccAGAGTTCCCACTATGGCCAGACAGATAGACAAGGCCAGAGTTCTAACTAtgatcagacagacagacaagaccAGAGTTCCCACTATGGCCAGACAGATAGACAAGGCCAGAGTTCTAACTAtgatcagacagacagacaaggccAGAGTTCCCACTATggccagacagacagacaaggccAGAGTTCACACTATGGTCAGAGAGGCAGACAAGGCCTGAGCTCTCCATATGGCCAGACAGAGACTGGGGAAACTGGGCAAAATAGGCGCTTCCGAGGAAGTGAGGGAACAAGCAGGGACTCGCGTGTTGAGCCATCAGGACGGTCAGGCAGACCAAGTCAACAGACTCAAGGACAGGAAGCGAGCCGAAATCAGGGTCACAGAGTCCAGTCTAGGGAAGGGCAGCAAGACAGCCACCAGGCGTGGGAGCCCGAGGAGGATAACCAGCACCAGCAACACAAACTAGTAGCACAAATCCAGCAAGAAAGGCCACTCTGTCACAAAGAGGGAGACTGGCAATCACGCAGCAGTGAACAGGGCCACAGTCAGGCCCAGACCAGGCAGAGTCATGGCGAGGGGCAGAGCCACCAGGCAGAGAAAGAGC
The sequence above is a segment of the Vicugna pacos chromosome 21, VicPac4, whole genome shotgun sequence genome. Coding sequences within it:
- the RPTN gene encoding LOW QUALITY PROTEIN: repetin (The sequence of the model RefSeq protein was modified relative to this genomic sequence to represent the inferred CDS: substituted 1 base at 1 genomic stop codon); the protein is MAQLLNSILAVIKVFEKYAKENGDRNSLCKKELKQLLLAEFGDILRRPNDPETVETILSLLDKDRNGQVDFHEYLLLVFQLAQACYHKLDDETRGDRTSQQEGEQEGTGNQKFPGSTGRQHRQRHERERQDSHHSQSERQDRNSQYGQTERQDQDSHYGQSERRGQDSHYGQSERQDGDSCYGQSERQDRNSRYGQTERQDQDSRYGQSERXGQGSSSGERLSHKSGSSKPKSQGYVFALNQCEKQLQDSHYGQPERRGQRSSYGQSGRLGQDSCSNFTDQQVSGSYEQSGRLGQESGCSHRNRQELDSQYGQTDRQGQSFHYGQPDRQGQSSHYGQTDRQGQSSNYDQTDRQDQSSHYGQTDRQGQSSNYDQTDRQGQSSHYGQTDRQGQSSHYGQTDRQGQSSHYGQTDRQGQSSNYDQTDRQDQSSHYGQTDRQGQSSNYDQTDRQGQSSHYGQTDRQGQSSHYGQRGRQGLSSPYGQTETGETGQNRRFRGSEGTSRDSRVEPSGRSGRPSQQTQGQEASRNQGHRVQSREGQQDSHQAWEPEEDNQHQQHKLVAQIQQERPLCHKEGDWQSRSSEQGHSQAQTRQSHGEGQSHQAEKEQGHQSWGRRGHEGQEAPCEVRDRQTLEEEQIRQARDRHTHEEDPNRQRQQDRQTHEDSERYQGSPDRQSHGTQQGCANREKVHMNEDGRTRGSQGRHSDPGFHPTQSSGRPQRREQGGSHPSKATLAPNPLCDYVQEQIGDWH